The sequence TGATTATATACTACTTTTCTTCCCGGAGCAGAACCAAGTCCTCCTATCTGAATTTTGGAAATCGGAAAGCCCTTTTCCCATGCGGAAAAAGCATTGCTTACATTTTGAAATAAGACTAATAACTTACCATCTCCCATTTTGTTTTTATTCCATGAATCCACTGCATCTTTTATGGTGAGCATTTCAACCTTAACGCCAGGAGGTGCTGCCATTATATATATCTTACTCATAAAAGGATCTTGATAAAGTTTATCATCTATTACTTCTATACGCTGTGCATTTGTTCTCTTCATCCATTTGGTTATTACCTGACCGTGTATAAGCCTGTAGTCTATTCTTATAAGACTAATATCAGCCATTTATTTCCCTCCTCTTTTATTTTTATTAAGCATGGTTTTTAAACAAGGTAGTTATCTCTTTACATGCTTCTTTACCTACATTTGCTACTGCCACCGCTAATTCTTTTCCGCAGACTCCGTTTTCCCTTAAGGAATCTGCTTCTATCAGCATAGCAATATTTAAGCCGCTCACAATAGAAATATCATAATCCCTTGAAAGTGCAATAGCCACATTAGATGGAGTCCCTCCAAATAAATCTACAAATACTAAGGTATCTTTTGGTGCCTTTTCCAAAACATTTTTTATGTCATTAGTGAAATCATTCAAAGACATATTGGGTAGTAGTGAAAAAGTATAAACATTCTTTAATTTTCCGAGAATCATTTCTGCACTCTTTACTAATTCTTTTCCTGCATCTCCATGGGTAAGTATTATTATCCATGGGCTTGTATGCTCTTTAATTTTTGCCACCTCCCCTGTGATGATTTATCTGTTTATTACCTTTCGTATATTAAATTAAGCAATTAACATGCCAACTCATGTATTAAATTTTTCAGCCTGTCAACATAAGAAAAGAACAGCTTTTTTCAAATATACAAAAAGCTGTTCTTTTCTACTTGATATATGTTTAATGTGTATTAATGTGTATCGTCAAAATGTGTATCAATTAAATCCATTATATATCCGATTTCTGTATCGGGAATTTCCATGCCGAAAGTTTCTTCAACTATCTTTAATGATTCCTTTATATTCTTGTAAAGCATGGGAGCATTTCTTATAGATTCATCAATATTGTCATAGGAAAGGGGTTCTTTTTTTAAGGCTCTTTCAACCATACAACAGCTATGAAGCATGAATGCTGTTTTAAAGTCATCTCTGTCCTTTACCTCCAACAGTTTTATAAGTTTACTATAAGAACTGCTTATGGCATTGTAAGCCTTAACCGGATTTAAAAAATTAAGAGAATTTTCTATCATCTTTACGGTTAAGTTAGGAATTTGTATATCATTTTCTAATTCCATCCTATGATAAATATTTCCTCCTTCTATGATATTATTAATATCCATAAACCCATTCCCAATTAATATCTCATTTATCGGTATATAAGGAACATCAGGAATTTTTAAATCAACGCTTCCAACAACTGCAATGATATTTTCTTCCTCATCTATCTCTATATTATTCACATTATAGATATTCATTGGTTTTATGACAATATTATAAGCTGTTATAGCCGGTAAATTATTTTTTAGAAGGTCCGCAAGTTTTACTGCCGTACCTTCTCCTGTCACACAAGTTGTAATTATAATTCTTGTTTTCCTGTTATCTTTTAACAAGTTGCTCAAGCTTCTTCCCATATAGGGAGTAGAATATTTTAAATCTTCTACCAGTTGTTTGAGAGTCATTTCCGGAATCATACATTTTCTTACCGCTTCAAGTACCACCGGTGTCGAAATTGTTTCCACAGCTCTTACATCTATATTTGTCTCCTTTTTTATTATTCCTTCAAAGGATACAAGAGAACCCATGTCAACTAATATTAAAACTCCCTTCCCCTGATTAATCTTTTTTACCATTTCAATTGCCTTAGTCAGTATACTGTCCACTTTTTCATCAAGAGGCATATCTATAGACTTGCAATCATCAGTATCCAAAAGACTATTAACAACATCTGCTATGCTGGAAGCAGTATGCTTTCCATGGGCTAAAACTATAACTCCTATCTTTTTATTTGAATTCTCCGAATCAATCGCATATAAAAAGATTGCTATAAATCCTATTTCTTCTTCCGGTATCTCTATGTCTAATTTATCCTCCAAAAGTCTCTTTACCAATTTGGCTGTATCATATTCATCAGGATGATTGACTGCTATTTCGTTCAAATTTTCGTTGTAAGCTACCTTACCTTCTGAAATTCTTTCTATTAAAGAACTTATATGCATGGATAAAGCAATAGTAACATTTTTACTGTAATGCTTTTTTAATTTCCGTTCTGCAATGTCAAGAGCCATTTCTACAGCATTATAGACTCTCGGGCTTACAATTTTAAATATCTTATTTTCATCTGAAATTTTTCCCTGTATATCAATTTTCTTTATCAATCTTCTCAAATATTTTTCTATGATTTCATTCATTTTTCTGTTTATCTCTGTCTCTGAACATCCTTGATGATCATAAAAATAATATTTGTTGTTTATTTCCTTATAAATTTCATCAGAAACATCATATTCATCCATAGAAATAAGATCTCTACTGTTATTCTGAGTAAATTTATAATATTCTTTATTATCAATATCCAGCAAATCTTCAAGTTCCTCTCTTTTATCTCTGCTGTTTAAAAGTCCGTGGTATACATTTTCGGGAACCAAAGGTGTGTCTATTTCAACAACTTTTTTATGATATGTTTTATATTCTAAAAAGCCTCTTGCACACATCAATTGAATATCGGCTTTCAACTGCCCTATATTTCCCGTACAATCATATAATAATAAGGCTTTTATTACATCTTTATAAACTTTTATGGGAACATTCATACATTTGACTTGATCACCGAAGAACTGCTTTATTAAACGGTACCTCTCTGTAAGAGGCCTATCCGATAAAGTCGGTATTTTTATTACCATAGGAATCCTTCTAAGAAAAGTTTTTAAAAGGACCGAATCCGCATCTTCCGTTGTGGCTGCTATAAGAAGTACATCGGCACTTCTCATATTTTCCGTTTCTCCCAATCTTCTGTATACATTCTTATCCATAAAATAAAACAGCATTTCTTGACTTTCCGGGGAAAGCCTGTGAACTTCGTCAAGTAATAATATTCCGCCGTCAGCTTTTTCGAGTAACCCGGGTTTGTCCTGGTCTGCACCGGTAAATGCACCTTTAACATGACCGAACAATTGGGATAAAATCAATTGAGGATTTTCAGCATATTTAGCACAATTAAAAACTATAAATTGCGCCTTTGGTTTAACCTTTCCTATCTGTACAGCATATTTATACATCATTTCTGCGAACATGGTTTTTCCTACTCCCGTAGGTCCAATCAGCAATGTATGCATCCCTCCCGACGGATAAAGAATGGCAGCCTTTGCTTGTTTTATAGGAACCTCCATACTCTGATTAGCCCCTATAATATGTTCAAAGATATCGGAATTTTCTTCAATCTCTTTGTCATCAGAATTATAATCAGATTTTAATAATAAATCTATAGACTCTAATTTTGTTATATTTCTATTAAGTTTTTTCCCTAAAATCTTTTCAATTCTCCTTTTATCTATATAATGAACAGGTTTTCCCATAATTTTTATAACTCTATTTTCTGAAACCAGGATATTTAATTCTTTACTTACATTGTTTCTGAGGATATTCAATTTTTCTCCTATTTCAGTTGCATCAAATCCACAATTACCATTTTTCAAATCTTTCAAATTTATATTTTCGGATAATATCTGCAATATATTATATACTTTTTCTTTTCTGTTCATATCAAGACTTCCTCCAATTTGACCCAAAATAATATAAATTTATAAAAACAAATACTCAATCCCTTTATCCGGACAAATATTTATCTATAATTTCAATTCATATGAACTTGCATTATCTCTTTTGTCAACTTCTACAAATCCCATGGATTTAAATAAATTCTGTGATCTGTTATTATAAGAATAAATATCCGGTATATATATTTTGGTTAATCCTATAGATTTGGCTCTTCCTATGAGTTTCCCAATGACTTTTTTCCCTATTCCCTTACTCCAGTATTTTTCGTCGCCTATTACTATAGGCATATTTTGTTCAGATAAAGTAACGTCACCAATAGCCTTCCAAATATCTTTTTCATATACTTCAATAAAATATAGTTCTCCGATACTGCTTAAATATCCGTACATCCTATTTATTATATTCATATCGTAAGTTTTATCGGTGATTCCCTCGGAGTAATATAATATCTTTGGATTCTTATACCAAGGCAATGCTGTCTCCCACTGAAGTCCATCGGGGTTTCTTAATCTTAAACCTTTATCTATATTAATGACATCGGGTTGAACAATATCTCTAAAAGGCATTTTTTATTCCTCCTTTTATTCAATAAACATTTATAATTATTATATTTTTTACCGTTTTTAGACCTTTTACAATCATTTTTAATATAAGTCGACTTTTTTCTTATCATCAGTATACCACAACTCTTTTCCTTTTGCTAATTCTAATGATATCGACGTAGTTTAGTTAATATATGGTGGCTTTTTATGTGAAAAAAGTGTATGATATTTATGGAAACAATTTTAGGAGGTTTAAAAAAATATGAAATATGATTTAATAATTGTAGGAGCTGGACCTTGTGGAATATTTACAGCTCTTGAAATGAAAAAATTAAATCCAAAGGAAAAAATTTTATTGATAGAGAAAGGAAATTCTATTGAAAAAAGAATATGCCCGAAAAGAAAAACAGGGGTATGTGTAAATTGTACTCCATGTAATATTACAACCGGGTTTGCAGGAGCCGGAGCATATTCCGACGGAAAATTATCCCTTTCTCCAAATGTAGGCGGAAATCTCCCTGAATATATTGGTTATGAAAAAACCATGGAATTAATAAACTATGTTGACAGCATATATTTAAATTTTGGAGCTGATAAAAAAATTTACGGAATCAACACAAAGCATAAAATTGACAAAATACGCAAAAAAGCTATTATCAGCAATTTAAAATTGGTAGAATGTCCTATAAGACATATGGGAACTGAAGAAGGCTATAATATTTATTTAAAAATAGAAAAATATTTAAGAGAAATAGGTGTTGATTTTTCTTTCAGAAATCCTGTAAAGGATATAATTCTCGATGATTCAGGCAAAGTTAAGGGAATAATTGCTGATAAAGAATATTTCTCTGATCTTGTAGTTATAAGTGTGGGAAGAGAAGGTTCAGATTGGTTAAAAAACTTGTGTAGCAAACACAATATAGAAACGGAAACAGGCGATGTAGACATCGGAGTAAGAGTGGAGACCAGAAATGAAATAATGGAAGAACTAAACGATGCTATGTACGAGAGTAAATTAATATACTATACCCCTACTTTTGATGATAAAGTAAGAACATTTTGTACCAACCCCGGAGGAGAAGTTGCTACAGAATATTATGACGGAAATTTAGCCGTTGTTAATGGTCACAGTTATAAATCCGAATCTTTAAAAACCGAAAATACCAACTTTGCGTTATTGGTTACAAAACATTTTACAAAGCCTTTTAATTCTCCTATAGAATACGGAATGCATATTGCAAAGTTAGGAAATATGTTATCAGGAAATAAAATATTGGTTCAAAGGTACGGTGACTTTAAAAGAGGAAGAAGAACTACCGAAGAAAAATTATATAGAAATAATATCATTCCTACGTTAAAAGATGCTGTACCCGGCGACTTAAGTTTAGTACTTCCCTATAGATTGATGAAGGATATAGATGAAATGCTTGCTGCTTTAGACAATGTTTCACCGGGAATTGCCAGTGATGAAACACTTTTATACGGAGTTGAAGTTAAATTTTACTCAAATAAAGTAAAAACAAATAAAAAATTTGAGACAAATATAAAAGGACTATATGTAGGAGGAGATGGAGCCGGTATTACAAGAGGCCTTATGCAGGCCAGCGTAAACGGAGTGGTCTTGGGAAGAGAACTATTTGAAATTTAATTAAAATACGGATTTTTAGTTCATTCTTTTGGCATGGAGTTCATTACTCATGATGCCAAAAATGAACATATACATAGATTTGGACATAAAACTCCAAATCTTTTTTATTATGACTCATGGAAAGGCATTATTTTTCTTTAATATATATTTCCCGTTAAATGGGTTTCAAAAAAGGCTTCCTCAATTTATTTCTTCTTTATATAGAAGCCTTTTTTATAATTCTGAAACTACCCGATTTTAAAGCATCTCATGGAAACACTGCCATTTTGGATGGACTCATGAACATATTCTATTTTATCATCCTCTTTTACCATGCCCAAAGAGTAAATCATAGGCAGATAATGTTCATCCGTCGGGACGGCTTTTCTTGACAGATCCCCATATTCCTTATAACTAACTAAGCTCTTAAAATTTTTTTTATTAATATCTTCTTTTACAGCATTATCAAAATCAATAGCCCATTCATACGGTTTAGCATTTTCTTTAAAGATAGCCGCTCTTAAATTATGAACAATATTTCCGCTTCCAATAACTAATATTTTCTGCTTTCTTAGGGAGTACAATTTTTTCCCTAACTCATAATGTTGAAAAGTATTTTTAGTTAGATCTAAACTCATCTCCAATACAGGAATATCTTCGTCCGGGTATATAAATTTTAAGACTGCCCAAGCAGCATGATCTATTCCCCTGTTTTCATCTATTTTTATATATTCTTCTCCTACCGTGCCTCTTATAAATTCAGCCATCTCTCTTGAACCGGGTGCCTGATATTTTATTTTATACAATTCCTTAGGAAATCCATAAAAATCATATATCTGTTCAGGAGCTTCGGAACCCGTTATATAAGTTCCCCGGGTAAGCCAATGAGCAGATACTACTAAAATAGCATCCGGAACCGGCAAATCCTTTTTTAACTTTAGAAGATCTTTTGTATACTCATTATCACTTATTATGTTCATAGGTGAACCATGCCCTACAAACAATGCAGGAAACATATCAATTCCCCCTTTCATAATTATTTAACATTTTAGTCTATACCCAAAGTATTCTACATATAATAAAATATTAAAAAATAATAATTGAATTTTTTTTAAATAACAAGTATAATAATAGATGTCATTAAAAATAAAAGGAGGTCGCGAAAATGAAAAGTATCAGTATAATTTTAAGCATAAAGAAGTTTGTCTTTGGCGGCAAAGATTTCATGTCACGGCCTATGCCTATTTTTTGATGATTACATAATTTAGATCAAAAAAGCCATAGGTGTGAAATTCCTATGGCTTTTCAGCTTTTATAAATAAAAAGTATTTCATTATTCCTTTATCAGTTCAATTTACTTTTTGTTGTGAATAAATGCTTAAAACCATAGGATCAAAGTTTATCTGTTCTATGGTTTTTTATTCTATTTATAACAGGAGGCGATATGTTGAAAAGTATTAAATCTTTATGGAATTTTATGAAAGGAAGCAGAACCATATATTTATTTGGAATTATAAGTATAATTCTTGCAACATTCTTTACGGTATTAACTCCTCTTTTTATCAGAACTACTATTGATTCAATTATTGGAGACACCCCGATAAGTTCTGTTTATATAATAAAAATAATAAATTTTCTGGGAGGCAGAGAATACCTCAAAGAACACCTTTGGGTAATGGGAGGATTTTTAATATCATTAACACTCCTACGGGGAATATTTTTATACTATAAAAGTACTCTATCCAGCAAGTCATCTGAAAAAACCGCTAAAA is a genomic window of Acidilutibacter cellobiosedens containing:
- a CDS encoding PTS system mannose/fructose/N-acetylgalactosamine-transporter subunit IIB, whose product is MADISLIRIDYRLIHGQVITKWMKRTNAQRIEVIDDKLYQDPFMSKIYIMAAPPGVKVEMLTIKDAVDSWNKNKMGDGKLLVLFQNVSNAFSAWEKGFPISKIQIGGLGSAPGRKVVYNQITLNKEDADILTEMEKGGVEVFFQTVPEDKPAELQKILKKFKF
- a CDS encoding PTS sugar transporter subunit IIA; this encodes MAKIKEHTSPWIIILTHGDAGKELVKSAEMILGKLKNVYTFSLLPNMSLNDFTNDIKNVLEKAPKDTLVFVDLFGGTPSNVAIALSRDYDISIVSGLNIAMLIEADSLRENGVCGKELAVAVANVGKEACKEITTLFKNHA
- a CDS encoding sigma 54-interacting transcriptional regulator: MNRKEKVYNILQILSENINLKDLKNGNCGFDATEIGEKLNILRNNVSKELNILVSENRVIKIMGKPVHYIDKRRIEKILGKKLNRNITKLESIDLLLKSDYNSDDKEIEENSDIFEHIIGANQSMEVPIKQAKAAILYPSGGMHTLLIGPTGVGKTMFAEMMYKYAVQIGKVKPKAQFIVFNCAKYAENPQLILSQLFGHVKGAFTGADQDKPGLLEKADGGILLLDEVHRLSPESQEMLFYFMDKNVYRRLGETENMRSADVLLIAATTEDADSVLLKTFLRRIPMVIKIPTLSDRPLTERYRLIKQFFGDQVKCMNVPIKVYKDVIKALLLYDCTGNIGQLKADIQLMCARGFLEYKTYHKKVVEIDTPLVPENVYHGLLNSRDKREELEDLLDIDNKEYYKFTQNNSRDLISMDEYDVSDEIYKEINNKYYFYDHQGCSETEINRKMNEIIEKYLRRLIKKIDIQGKISDENKIFKIVSPRVYNAVEMALDIAERKLKKHYSKNVTIALSMHISSLIERISEGKVAYNENLNEIAVNHPDEYDTAKLVKRLLEDKLDIEIPEEEIGFIAIFLYAIDSENSNKKIGVIVLAHGKHTASSIADVVNSLLDTDDCKSIDMPLDEKVDSILTKAIEMVKKINQGKGVLILVDMGSLVSFEGIIKKETNIDVRAVETISTPVVLEAVRKCMIPEMTLKQLVEDLKYSTPYMGRSLSNLLKDNRKTRIIITTCVTGEGTAVKLADLLKNNLPAITAYNIVIKPMNIYNVNNIEIDEEENIIAVVGSVDLKIPDVPYIPINEILIGNGFMDINNIIEGGNIYHRMELENDIQIPNLTVKMIENSLNFLNPVKAYNAISSSYSKLIKLLEVKDRDDFKTAFMLHSCCMVERALKKEPLSYDNIDESIRNAPMLYKNIKESLKIVEETFGMEIPDTEIGYIMDLIDTHFDDTH
- a CDS encoding GNAT family N-acetyltransferase; this encodes MPFRDIVQPDVINIDKGLRLRNPDGLQWETALPWYKNPKILYYSEGITDKTYDMNIINRMYGYLSSIGELYFIEVYEKDIWKAIGDVTLSEQNMPIVIGDEKYWSKGIGKKVIGKLIGRAKSIGLTKIYIPDIYSYNNRSQNLFKSMGFVEVDKRDNASSYELKL
- a CDS encoding NAD(P)/FAD-dependent oxidoreductase; translation: MKYDLIIVGAGPCGIFTALEMKKLNPKEKILLIEKGNSIEKRICPKRKTGVCVNCTPCNITTGFAGAGAYSDGKLSLSPNVGGNLPEYIGYEKTMELINYVDSIYLNFGADKKIYGINTKHKIDKIRKKAIISNLKLVECPIRHMGTEEGYNIYLKIEKYLREIGVDFSFRNPVKDIILDDSGKVKGIIADKEYFSDLVVISVGREGSDWLKNLCSKHNIETETGDVDIGVRVETRNEIMEELNDAMYESKLIYYTPTFDDKVRTFCTNPGGEVATEYYDGNLAVVNGHSYKSESLKTENTNFALLVTKHFTKPFNSPIEYGMHIAKLGNMLSGNKILVQRYGDFKRGRRTTEEKLYRNNIIPTLKDAVPGDLSLVLPYRLMKDIDEMLAALDNVSPGIASDETLLYGVEVKFYSNKVKTNKKFETNIKGLYVGGDGAGITRGLMQASVNGVVLGRELFEI
- the ygiD gene encoding 4,5-DOPA-extradiol-dioxygenase yields the protein MFPALFVGHGSPMNIISDNEYTKDLLKLKKDLPVPDAILVVSAHWLTRGTYITGSEAPEQIYDFYGFPKELYKIKYQAPGSREMAEFIRGTVGEEYIKIDENRGIDHAAWAVLKFIYPDEDIPVLEMSLDLTKNTFQHYELGKKLYSLRKQKILVIGSGNIVHNLRAAIFKENAKPYEWAIDFDNAVKEDINKKNFKSLVSYKEYGDLSRKAVPTDEHYLPMIYSLGMVKEDDKIEYVHESIQNGSVSMRCFKIG